ATTTCACACGGAACGCGTTTCGCGTGCCCTCTTTCGCCGCACcccttgtgggaggagctactagctctgtctgtggatgtctcacttagaatgaatgggagacacatatGATGTTGAGGAATCAGGTTTATCGacgacgtgctggctgttcctattaaatcagagctccccaagcTCCaagcccgcccctctttcaccgcgcgGCAACCCGCTGCACCCCCCTGTcagacatgtgatcctgagcctGAGGCCGCGGCTGTGTGGGCGTCTGGGAATTATGTAATGGTCGCGCATCCCCCTGAAACATCAATGCAAACGCGACAGtagaatggaagacacatagatcagatttatttattgtgaggagttctacaaaaatctacaaaaaatgaaatccttcaaagattttctcggtacCGGGGTTTCactctctgaaggaggatctgttaatacagacatttgaaactgaataaaaatagttttctctatTCAGTCAGTCagtatgtggtttcttcagtcgtctgtatctgctgtatggtcattattattattttattaatttattactaatgtatttgttttttattcatttatttattttattcattattttgtgttaaaaataaagatatttaagaacattggactgttttatcagtgtttttcttgtgaacatcctgatgcggcccagcctcacccagactctgcctccagtggcccccggctgaatagAGTGTGAGACCCCTGTGTTAGAATGATTTCACTCTGTTCTCATGATCATGGAAACCCCAGGAGGTCAGATCTGGTTTGTGGCCCCAGACCTACAGGACGTTTGGTGCTCATGTTCTTCTATTTTGTGACCTTCAGCCTCCATGATGGTTTTGGTGTTCTGGTCTACAATCTTCtcccttaaatccactgaaagctctttagtctttccatgttggagggttttgattttgttgttgaatttcttcactttgacattcagagcacAGGGCAGTACTGTGATgaagaaacagataaaaagtCTTACATTCATCAGTTTTCCActttgatttgaaataaaataaagtgtaattCTGACTTAGTGTGAGGATGTCTCCAAACAAGAACAATGACCTCATTTGATCCCAGTACAGCTGCAGAACTCACATCAGAGTAGTGCCAGTCATCTCTCCAAAACACCAAGAACTTGGTTTCCTGCAGACTTGATGTTTTGCAGATTGAATTTCtttcacaaaaagtgttttcttcacTGTCCAATAAGCTAATTATgagtttcagtcatttttacatttcaaaatgaatgCTCCAAATGCAATATAGTATGCTTTAGatgaaagttttctttcttcagaTGGATGTTTTCCCCTCTCATTCTGCTCTTTAAAGCTGCAGCACACACAGCAGGTTCTGCGATGTTCTGCCCAAACAACTCACAGCCTTTTACTCGTCACACCACAGAGCACCCGAGCAGACAGTGAATCCCTTTTTCCAGAGGTGGGAGATCGCTACCCCTAATTGTGAAAGTCAGTGCTCTTAAGGCCGCGGCTTCTCTTTTTAAAGCACTCGTTGCCTCCATGACTGCAGGCTTTGTTGCTTCTGAGACGGACATCTTTCATCGAGCACTGAGAGAAACATGAAAGCGACTGGAGATCCTCTGATACTGATCcagagaggaagaaaagagagGAACCGATAAAAGAAGAAAGTTGTGCAGATATCACACAGACATGCCTTGTACTGTACCAGTCACCTGACCAGGAACTCAATGGGAGgcaaaacagatttaaatgtaCAACTCTGACCTGTGAGGTCACTCAATGGAGGTTTTCATGCACGCCTACTTTCAAGACCAAACTGTAATTCGACATGATGACATCCATTTTCAACCTTTAAccatatttttgcagaaaaaagacttttttgtcaattcaaacagattttgttgttcttctataaaataaatgtaagaataactttcagttttttagtgtttcgcTGTTGTTGGATGAAAACAGCTGTTTCCTGGCAgacttttagaaaaatgttcatgcaaattaaaaaaaacaaaacataaaaacagaatcatttttatgtttagccCTTTAACTACCacaagttaaaaagttattttttcagctgcttattgccttggtacagagaccctaaagggacatcaaagttgaaaaaaattattgattttctttttctaaaaattcaattaacaaaaaaatgttctgtttgctAATTGATGCGCACCAGTTTCTATCTGGTCCATATCTGTTACTAACCAGATCTCTTTtaaattatccatccatccatccatcttcctccgcttcatccgggaccgggtcgcagNNNNNNNNNNNNNNNNNNNNNNNNNNNNNNNNNNNNNNNNNNNNNNNNNNNNNNNNNNNNNNNNNNNNNNNNNNNNNNNNNNNNNNNNNNNNNNNNNNNNNNNNNNNNNNNNNNNNNNNNNNNNNNNNNNNNNNNNNNNNNNNNNNNNNNNNNNNNNNNNNNNNNNNNNNNNNNNNNNNNNNNNNNNNNNNNNNNNNNNNNNNNNNNNNNNNNNNNNNNNNNNNNNNNNNNNNNNNNNNNNNNNNNNNNNNNNNNNNNNNNNNNNNNNNNNNNNNNNNNNNNNNNNNNNNNNNNNNNNNNNNNNNNNNNNNNNNNNNNNNNNNNNNNNNNNNNNNNNNNNNNNNNNNNNNNNNNNNNNNNNNNNNNNNNNNNNNNNNNNNNNNNNNNNNNNNNNNNNNNNNNNNNNNNNNNNNNNNNNNNNNNNNNNNNNNNNNNNNNNNNNNNNNNNNNNNNNNNNNNNNNNNNNNNNNNNNNNNNNNNNNNNNNNNNNNNNNNNNNNNNNNNNNNNNNNNNNNNNNNNNNNNNNNNNNNNNNNNNNNNNNNNNNNNNNNNNNNNNNNNNNNNNNNNNNNNNNNNNNNNNNNNNNNNNNNNNNNNNNNNNNNNNNNNNNNNNNNNNNNNNNNNNNNNNNNNNNNNNNNNNNNNNNNNNNNNNNNNNNNNNNNNNNNNNNNNNNNNNNNNNNNNNNNNNNNNNNNNNNNNNNNNNNNNNNNNNNNNNNNNNNNNNNNNNNNNNNNNNNNNNNNNNNNNNNNNNNNNNNNNNNNNNNNNNNNNNNNNNNNNNNNNNNNNNNNNNNNNNNNNNNNNNNNNNNNNNNNNNNNNNNNNNNNNNNNNNNNNNNNNNNNNNNNNNNNNNNNNNNNNNNNNNNNNNNNNNNNNNNNNNNNNNNNNNNNNNNNNNNNNNNNNNNNNNNNNNNNNNNNNNNNNNNNNNNNNNNNNNNNNNNNNNNNNNNNNNNNNNNNNNNNNNNNNNNNNNNNNNNNNNNNNNNNNNNNNNNNNNNNNNNNNNNNNNNNNNNNNNNNNNNNNNNNNNNNNNNNNNNNNNNNNNNNNNNNNNNNNNNNNNNNNNNNNNNNNNNNNNNNNNNNNNNNNNNNNNNNNNNNNNNNNNNNNNNNNNNNNNNNNNNNNNNNNNNNNNNNNNNNNNNNNNNNNNNNNNNNNNNNNNNNNNNNNNNNNNNNNNNNNNNNNNNNNNNNNNNNNNNNNNNNNNNNNNNNNNNNNNNNNNNNNNNNNNNNNNNNNNNNNNNNNNNNNNNNNNNNNNNNNNNNNNNNNNNNNNNNNNNNNNNNNNNNNNNNNNNNNNNNNNNNNNNNNNNNNNNNNNNNNNNNNNNNNNNNNNNNNNNNNNNNNNNNNNNNNNNNNNNNNNNNNNNNNNNNNNNNNNNNNNNNNNNNNNNNNNNNNNNNNNNNNNNNNNNNNNNNNNNNNNNNNNNNNNNNNNNNNNNNNNNNNNNNNNNNNNNNNNNNNNNNNNNNNNNNNNNNNNNNNNNNNNNNNNNNNNNNNNNNNNNNNNNNNNNNNNNNNNNNNNNNNNNNNNNNNNNNNNNNNNNNNNNNNNNNNNNNNNNNNNNNNNNNNNNNNNNNNNNNNNNNNNNNNNNNNNNNNNNNNNNNNNNNNNNNNNNNNNNNNNNNNNNNNNNNNNNNNNNNNNNNNNNNNNNNNNNNNNNNNNNNNNNNNNNNNNNNNNNNNNNNNNNNNNNNNNNNNNNNNNNNNNNNNNNNNNNNNNNNNNNNNNNNNNNNNNNNNNNNNNNNNNNNNNNNNNNNNNNNNNNNNNNNNNNNNNNNNNNNNNNNNNNNNNNNNNNNNNNNNNNNNNNNNNNNNNNNNNNNNNNNNNNNNNNNNNNNNNNNNNNNNNNNNNNNNNNNNNNNNNNNNNNNNNNNNNNNNNNNNNNNNNNNNNNNNNNNNNNNNNNNNNNNNNNNNNNNNNNNNNNNNNNNNNNNNNNNNNNNNNNNNNNNNNNNNNNNNNNNNNNNNNNNNNNNNNNNNNNNNNNNNNNNNNNNNNNNNNNNNNNNNNNNNNNNNNNNNNNNNNNNNNNNNNNNNNNNNNNNNNNNNNNNNNNNNNNNNNNNNNNNNNNNNNNNNNNNNNNNNNNNNNNNNNNNNNNNNNNNNNNNNNNNNNNNNNNNNNNNNNNNNNNNNNNNNNNNNNNNNNNNNNNNNNNNNNNNNNNNNNNNNNNNNNNNNNNNNNNNNNNNNNNNNNNNNNNNNNNNNNNNNNNNNNNNNNNNNNNNNNNNNNNNNNNNNNNNNNNNNNNNNNNNNNNNNNNNNNNNNNNNNNNNNNNNNNNNNNNNNNNNNNNNNNNNNNNNNNNNNNNNNNNNNNNNNNNNNNNNNNNNNNNNNNNNNNNNNNNNNNNNNNNNNNNNNNNNNNNNNNNNNNNNNNNNNNNNNNNNNNNNNNNNNNNNNNNNNNNNNNNNNNNNNNNNNNNNNNNNNNNNNNNNNNNNNNNNNNNNNNNNNNNNNNNNNNNNNNNNNNNNNNNNNNNNNNNNNNNNNNNNNNNNNNNNNNNNNNNNNNNNNNNNNNNNNNNNNNNNNNNNNNNNNNNNNNNNNNNNNNNNNNNNNNNNNNNNNNNNNNNNNNNNNNNNNNNNNNNNNNNNNNNNNNNNNNNNNNNNNNNNNNNNNNNNNNNNNNNNNNNNNNNNNNNNNNNNNNNNNNNNNNNNNNNNNNNNNNNNNNNNNNNNNNNNNNNNNNNNNNNNNNNNNNNNNNNNNNNNNNNNNNNNNNNNNNNNNNNNNNNNNNNNNNNNNNNNNNNNNNNNNNNNNNNNNNNNNNNNNNNNNNNNNNNNNNNNNNNNNNNNNNNNNNNNNNNNNNNNNNNNNNNNNNNNNNNNNNNNNNNNNNNNNNNNNNNNNNNNNNNNNNNNNNNNNNNNNNNNNNNNNNNNNNNNNNNNNNNNNNNNNNNNNNNNNNNNNNNNNNNNNNNNNNNNNNNNNNNNNNNNNNNNNNNNNNNNNNNNNNNNNNNNNNNNNNNNNNNNNNNNNNNNNNNNNNNNNNNNNNNNNNNNNNNNNNNNNNNNNNNNNNNNNNNNNNNNNNNNNNNNNNNNNNNNNNNNNNNNNNNNNNNNNNNNNNNNNNNNNNNNNNNNNNNNNNNNNNNNNNNNNNNNNNNNNNNNNNNNNNNNNNNNNNNNNNNNNNNNNNNNNNNNNNNNNNNNNNNNNNNNNNNNNNNNNNNNNNNNNNNNNNNNNNNNNNNNNNNNNNNNNNNNNNNNNNNNNNNNNNNNNNNNNNNNNNNNNNNNNNNNNNNNNNNNNNNNNNNNNNNNNNNNNNNNNNNNNNNNNNNNNNNNNNNNNNNNNNNNNNNNNNNNNNNNNNNNNNNNNNNNNNNNNNNNNNNNNNNNNNNNNNNNNNNNNNNNNNNNNNNNNNNNNNNNNNNNNNNNNNNNNNNNNNNNNNNNNNNNNNNNNNNNNNNNNNNNNNNNNNNNNNNNNNNNNNNNNNNNNNNNNNNNNNNNNNNNNNNNNNNNNNNNNNNNNNNNNNNNNNNNNNNNNNNNNNNNNNNNNNNNNNNNNNNNNNNNNNNNNNNNNNNNNNNNNNNNNNNNNNNNNNNNNNNNNNNNNNNNNNNNNNNNNNNNNNNNNNNNNNNNNNNNNNNNNNNNNNNNNNNNNNNNNNNNNNNNNNNNNNNNNNNNNNNatcacaaaaaataacttagCAGAAACTGACAACTACATAACTAAATAATAACCTACAGATTAACTAATTCATTAAACTACTGATTAACTAATTCATTAACCTACTAATTAactaatcaaataaataaaataaaataaaactaatagaaAAAGCTTTAAGTAGTAAACAAAGGGAAATAAACTTTGTTGCATATAAAAAAAGACCATTAAgtgataaaaatagaaaagaaaaacaaatatttttgtcctCAAAGGCTCATTTTGTTTGCAGCTCTAGGTTGCAGCGATGCAACAAGAGCTGCATCTTCATCATCTAAGCCtttggtttttctttctgtctgtggcgaggtttaaaaaggtttttaaaacgCTTCCACAGTGACAGCTTCTTTTGTTTGGTCTCTACCGATGGCAAAGCATCTGGTTCTTCCCTGTCGGGATGACCAGACTCAGGGTCTGATGGGTCGACTTCTATTTCAGAAGGTTCAGAATCTTGTTGCTCTTCATTTTCCATCTGAGGGACTATGAAGGCGTCAGTTTTCTCAGCCTCTGTCTGTTTCAAGACCTCTTCTGGTTCTGGAAGAGGTGCTGAGATCATGGAGATTTCCTCAGCCTCGACCTGATCCTTCACGACTTCTGGTTCTGCTTCCTCTGCCATTTGTAATCTCTGTTTCAGTTCCAgattataatttcttttttcttgcagCTCTTTCTTCAGCATTGCCAGTTTTTCCAATGCCGGCTTGAGAGCCTCCGTCTGTTTCGAGATCACTTCTGGTTCTGGAAGAGGTGCTGGGATCGTGATTTCCTCAGCCTCGACCTGATCCTTCATGACTTCTGGTTCTGGAAGAGGTGCTGGGATCGTATTGATTTCCTCAACCTCGACCTGATCCTTCATCACTTCTGGTTCTGGAAGAGGTGCTGGGATCGTGTTGATTTCCTCAGGCTGAACCTGATCCTTCATCACTTCTGGTTCTGGAAGAGGTGCTGGGATCNGGAAGAGGTGCTGAGATCATGGAGATTTCCTCAGCCTCGACCTGAACCTTCATGACTTCTGGTTCTGCTTCCTCTTCCATTTGTAATCTCTGTTTCAGTTCCAgattataatttcttttttcttgcagCTCTTTCTTTAGCATTGCCAGTTTTTCCAATGCCAGCTTGTGAGCCTCCGTCTGTTTCGAGATCACTTCTGGTTCTGGAAGAGGTGCTGGGATCGTGTTGATATCCTCAGCCTCAACCTGATCCTTCATCACTTCTGGTTCTGGAAGAGGTGCTGGGATCGTATTGATTTCCTCAGCCTCGACTTGATCCTTCATCACTTCTGGTTCTGGAAGATGTGCTGGGATCGTGTTGATTTCCTCAGCCTCGACTTGATCCTTCATCACTTCTGGTTCTGGAAGAGGTGCTGGGATCGTGTTGATTTCCTCAGCCTCGACCTGATCCTTCATGACTTCTGGTTCTGGAAGAGGTGCTGGGATCATGTTGATTTCCTCAGCCTC
The sequence above is a segment of the Oryzias melastigma strain HK-1 unplaced genomic scaffold, ASM292280v2 sc01618, whole genome shotgun sequence genome. Coding sequences within it:
- the LOC118598509 gene encoding magnetosome-associated protein MamJ-like (The sequence of the model RefSeq protein was modified relative to this genomic sequence to represent the inferred CDS: added 2 bases not found in genome assembly) gives rise to the protein MKEITELRNQLMEKDKCLYELKEQTQMVKKTLQFQTGGLSAKKGKLEKETKFRVKCEKEVANRKNKLERLEQAAKAKQAKERKTEAHELALEKLSMLKKELQEKRNYHLELTQRLKMEEEAEPKVMKDQVEAEDINTIPAPLPEPEVMKDQVQPEEINMIPAPLPEPEVMTAQVEAEEINMIPAPLPEPEVMKDQVEAEEINTIPAPLPEPEVMKDQVEAEEINTIPAHLPEPEVMKDQVEAEEINTIPAPLPEPEVMKDQVEAEDINTIPAPLPEPEVISKQTEAHKLALEKLAMLKKELQEKRNYNLELKQRLQMEEEAEPEVMKVQVEAEEISMISAPLPDPSTSSRTRSDEGSGSA